The DNA window AGATTTGACAGGAGACGAGAgagaagacgaggaaggtgaggacGCGCCCTCGTCTTCTGGCGGCGGGGTCACCTCCTTTCGTGGGCGCCCGCGGCCTCTAGGCATGGTTGCTCTGCGCGGAGAGTGCGCGGGGCGTTTTCAAAAGCAGAAGGGGTATCGGAGATGTTGGAGGAATTGTATGAGTATGTCTCAAGAGGGAATCAGGCGTCTTGTTGTTGAAGAGGGATGTTTAGATGGAGATGTGTCAAGTTGAATGTGACTTGTTCGTGTCAACAACCGGCTTCCGGCAGCGGGGTGAGCGGCGCGCATTTTGCTTCCGTCCAGGTCCACGTGTGGCCTCCTATGGTGAGCGGGAGTAAATGGATGCTGCTGCTGAATTTTATGTACATGCTCGTAATGTATTGCATTTGATACAACGGTAATACTCACTCGTGACACCAAATGACGCTGGATCATCTACACTACGGTGTCACCGcactcacactcactcACAGCTACACACCTGCCCGGAAGATCTGCACAGACGCAATCCCCCCACTGCCCTCATCAACCTCCAGCACGAGGCCATCGAACCCCACGAGCTGTGAGCGGCTGAGACCCACGACACCCTCCAGCCCGCCCTCAACCGAGCGGTCGAGGACCATGGCGTCCGAGTCGGGCGCTGGTGGGTCTGTGTCTGCCGtctcccctcccttcttcttcttttGCTTTGGTGCAGGTGATTCTCCGTTAGCCGCGAGGGGCGCGGATCCGAGTTCGATCCGGAAAGAAGACAGCGGCGCAGTCAAGTCAAGCGGGTTATCACCCGTTTCCACCTCCCACGGGCAGCGCGCGTACTGCTGGAACATGGGCGTGCCgggctgttgtcagctcgcGATACACCGTAGTCAGCTCACAATGTTCGAGTACGCGACGAGCTTTGTGACAATtccatcgacgacgagcagatCGAGTCCGTATTGCAGGTAGTTCCAGAAGCAGGCGCTGGGCGATGTCGCGTCATGCCCTGGAGGCACACGGCGGGGTGGGCCCCACACACGGTCTAACcggtcgtcctcgcgccaGTACTTGCGCAGGGGTggcccgaggtcgaggagtACGTCCTGTGCGGTCGTCTCCCCGAGCATGATATTCACATCGTGCGCGAAAGTGAGCGTCGCGCCGTGTCCcggctggtgtcagcgaAGGAGGCTGGGTGGTAGTGGGCCAGGGTTCGCCGGTGGTGGGAATGGGAGGTgcggggagggaggtggcgatgagatgagagatgacGCGATTACGACAACGCACCTTGATGGAACACCTACGCaacccgtcctcgccgacaggctcctcgccatcgcgtGCCATGATACTGACACTCGTGACGCGGTCATCGCGGTCGCCACCGGCAGCCTCGAGCACCAACCCGGGATAGGCGAGTCGCTGGGTGCCATCGCTAAACGTGGGTCCGAGGGCGTacgcgacgccggcgcgggTGAACGCGCACGTGGGTGAGGACAGCACAGTCCCCTCATAAGTGAGCGTGACGTCCGCGAGATCGGTGACGACAATGTGTGCGAGCCGCTGGGCGGGAgatgggaagaggagggcCAGTGGACCTGCATGTACGGTAACAGAGGTTGTGGGCGAGTTCTGGCGTCAGTTCCTCCTGACTCTTTGAAGCCATTTGAGGCGAGCTCACATCTGGGTCCCACGACACGTCGACTTTGGGTGCCTCTGTCTTAC is part of the Cutaneotrichosporon cavernicola HIS019 DNA, chromosome: 7a genome and encodes:
- a CDS encoding uncharacterized protein (Uncharacterised protein family (UPF0183)), with protein sequence MATTSARPLAVPTKPSQLLHPSSAGSPHLPPPTPSYHSASSLGSHDTMDTLELTPGVGLGPFSLGDSLWHVLDLLRSRKTEAPKVDVSWDPDNSPTTSVTVHAGPLALLFPSPAQRLAHIVVTDLADVTLTYEGTVLSSPTCAFTRAGVAYALGPTFSDGTQRLAYPGLVLEAAGGDRDDRVTSVSIMARDGEEPVGEDGLRRCSIKPGHGATLTFAHDVNIMLGETTAQDVLLDLGPPLRKYWREDDRLDRVWGPPRRVPPGHDATSPSACFWNYLQYGLDLLVVDGIVTKLVAYSNIPGTPMFQQYARCPWEVETGDNPLDLTAPLSSFRIELGSAPLAANGESPAPKQKKKKGGETADTDPPAPDSDAMVLDRSVEGGLEGVVGLSRSQLVGFDGLVLEVDEGSGGIASVQIFRAGV